A genomic region of Pelodiscus sinensis isolate JC-2024 chromosome 1, ASM4963464v1, whole genome shotgun sequence contains the following coding sequences:
- the SOWAHC gene encoding ankyrin repeat domain-containing protein SOWAHC produces MAEEPGLSPESVLRFLAARGGRAPNAELLEHFRGWLSPPEPERRARARQRFKELVNAVATVRLDPGSGAKYVQLRRRYRPAGVPDADRPEPPPGHQPPRPGGSEAAAPLEPPAAPGPEPLPSIADAAPLHLPAAPGPLPSISVTPEEAAAVDSAPRSRDSAPCAGGSQSEEIAPAAPGEPGPEDGELQGTGPRRPPPPPPPQSGSRSDLPRLGQVPPGGARKRSSRRNVPRGLQPGRGGEEAAPPARLAEEEGVEAGSGSPGSSGGGATPRSSRKNFRELMMGSSPQLKRSFFPGAPRARGGDSDSASLASSSAEEESGGGSSVALDPLEHAWMLSAADGRWESLEGLLSCEPGLLSKRDFITGFTCLHWAAKHGRQELLAMLVNFAHKHQLPININARTSGGYTALHLAAMHGHLEVVKLLVGAYDADVDVRDYSGRKASQYLSQSTTEEMRSLVGALQEGGEGATNNGSGRWRLSKVLPSNLIAYKLSHHLHGPGEETELGEGAAAFGKGKEMSRKASNSGRMKPRLNKIRFRTQIIHTTPSLRAETEEEEQEDKSLKTSFKLRPKSNVFG; encoded by the coding sequence ATGGCCGAGGAGCCGGGGCTGAGCCCGGAGTCGGTGCTGCGGTTCCTGGCGGCGCGGGGCGGGCGGGCGCCCAACGCGGAGCTGCTGGAGCATTTCCGGGGCTGGCTGAGCCCCCCGGAGCCCGAGCGCCGCGCCCGGGCCCGCCAGCGCTTCAAGGAGCTGGTCAACGCCGTGGCCACCGTGCGCCTGGATCCCGGCTCCGGCGCCAAGTACGTGCAGCTGCGGCGGCGCTACCGGCCCGCCGGGGTGCCCGATGCGGACAGACCGGAGCCGCCGCCCGGCCaccagcccccccggcccggcgGCAGCGAGGCCGCCGCTCCCCTCGAGCCTCCCGCGGCGCCCGGGCCCGAGCCGCTGCCCAGCATCGCGGACGCCGCCCCGCTCCATCTCCCGGCGGCGCCGGGGCCGCTGCCCAGCATCTCGGTGACCccggaggaggcggcggcggtgGACTCGGCACCGCGGAGCCGGGACTCCGCGCCTTGCGCCGGGGGGAGCCAGTCGGAGGAGATCGCGCCCGCTGCCCCGGGAGAGCCGGGCCCGGAGGATGGGGAGCTCCAGGGGACAGGCCCCCgccgcccgccgccgccgccgcccccccagTCGGGGAGTAGGAGCGACTTGCCTCGGCTGGGCCAGGTGCCCCCGGGCGGCGCCAGGAAGAGGAGCTCGCGGCGCAACGTGCCCCGGGGGCTGCAGCCCGGGCGCGGCGGAGAGGAGGCGGCGCCCCCGGCCCGGCTTGCTGAAGAGGAGGGAGTCGAGGCCGGTTCCGGCTCCCCGGGCAGCTCGGGCGGAGGCGCAACGCCCAGGTCCAGCCGCAAGAACTTCCGCGAGTTGATGATGGGTAGCTCCCCCCAGCTGAAACGCAGCTTCTTCCCCGGGGCCCCCAGAGCCCGCGGCGGGGACTCGGACAGCGCCTCGCTGGCCTCTTCCTCTGCTGAGGAGGAGAGCGGCGGGGGCAGCTCGGTGGCGCTGGATCCCCTGGAGCACGCCTGGATGCTGTCGGCTGCAGATGGCAGGTGGGAGAGCCTGGAGGGACTGCTCAGCTGCGAACCAGGGTTGCTCTCCAAGAGGGACTTCATCACGGGTTTCACTTGCCTGCACTGGGCTGCCAAGCATGGGCGCCAGGAGCTGCTTGCCATGCTTGTCAACTTTGCTCACAAGCACCAGCTGCCCATCAATATCAATGCCCGCACCAGTGGCGGGTACACAGCACTACATCTAGCCGCCATGCATGGCCATCTGGAAGTGGTCAAGCTGCTTGTGGGGGCCTAtgatgcagatgtggatgtgaGGGACTACAGTGGGCGAAAGGCCTCCCAGTACCTGAGCCAAAGCACCACGGAAGAGATGCGGAGCCTGGTGGGAGCCCTCCAAGAGGGGGGTGAAGGTGCCACGAATAATGGGAGTGGCCGCTGGAGACTCTCCAAGGTGCTCCCCTCCAACCTCATTGCCTACAAACTCTCCCACCACCTCCATGGGCCTGGTGAGGAGACTGAGTTGGGTGAGGGGGCAGCGGCCTTTGGCAAGGGTAAGGAGATGAGCAGGAAAGCCTCGAATAGTGGTAGGATGAAACCTCGGCTTAACAAAATCCGATTCCGCACCCAGATCATTCACACCACCCCCTCTCTCCGTGCGGAGACTGAGGAAGAAGAGCAGGAGGACAAGTCACTGAAAACATCCTTCAAACTCAGACCCAAATCCAATGTCTTTGGATAA